Proteins encoded by one window of Haematobia irritans isolate KBUSLIRL chromosome 2, ASM5000362v1, whole genome shotgun sequence:
- the LOC142227591 gene encoding uncharacterized protein LOC142227591, whose amino-acid sequence MDVLTKYRVFGDTRCYMYSVEWQKRGLPHALILILLLNKLHSNEVDDIISAEIPDPVTDPHLYDIVTTQMVHGPCGALNPLSPCMADGKCTKRYPRPAVAETVTGNEGYPVYRRSSKEDSGRTIKVKVKTQDIEMGNKFIVPYCNISRSSAMGKLLMQYKHIVWDECTMAHKKSHEALNFTLKNLRRSNNIFGGLMILLADDFRQTLPVIPRRTPADELKAWLKASPLWNDVKTLSLTANMRVQLQNDQSC is encoded by the coding sequence ATGGATGTCCTTACTAAGTATAGAGTTTTTGGTGACACACGTTGTTATATGTACTCGGTGGAATGGCAGAAGCGTGGACTACCGCATGCTCTTATACTAATTTTGTTGCTGAACAAATTACATTCAAATGAAGTGGATGACATCATATCCGCTGAAATTCCTGATCCAGTTACTGATCCCCATCTATACGACATTGTGACAACACAGATGGTGCATGGACCGTGCGGTGCATTAAATCCATTATCGCCTTGCATGGCTGATGGAAAGTGCACAAAACGATATCCGCGACCGGCAGTTGCTGAAACAGTCACAGGTAACGAGGGATATCCAGTTTATCGTCGGAGTTCAAAAGAAGATAGTGGCCGAACTATCAAAGTTAAAGTCAAAACTCAAGATATTGAGATGGGAAATAAATTCATTGTACCATATTGCAATATTTCTCGATCCAGTGCAATGGGAAAATTGTTGATGCAATACAAGCATATTGTTTGGGATGAGTGCACAATGGCACATAAGAAATCACATGAAGCACTTAACTTCACACTGAAGAATCTTCGGCGAAGTAACAACATCTTTGGCGGTTTGATGATATTGTTGGCAGACGATTTCAGGCAGACGTTGCCAGTAATTCCCCGTAGAACGCCTGCAGATGAATTGAAAGCTTGGCTGAAGGCATCACCTTTATGGAATGACGTAAAAACATTATCGCTAACCGCTAATATGAGAGTTCAACTTCAGAATGATCAAAGTTGTTAG